One part of the Phragmites australis chromosome 3, lpPhrAust1.1, whole genome shotgun sequence genome encodes these proteins:
- the LOC133911194 gene encoding uncharacterized protein LOC133911194 has translation MAAARRLSELLQEQQEPFLVEAAKARRPRRGRGGSGGGGGAGCCPAAACRRLLRLCNNGFKKRRSGGAGGVSGLRSALSKVLCSRAMQRVLHWEDLGGGCFSGAGNGNEREFRRLGRSIGDSGECDPRAMEFGEDERMRWKADMEMDSSRQLSPVSVLELHFDDDSPVHSCWEDEKASTSGSSPPSEAFLGPTSPCFTYNLHDKFCEMEVDESDEEMVRNSKSVEEQISSWEKIAGEISRIPKMMELDLSQPMHQWRELKPEVREIGTRIETLIFEDIRRETVCDMLASHCTLAGTTPC, from the exons ATGGCCGCTGCGAGGAGGCTCTCGGAGCTGCTGCAGGAGCAGCAGGAGCCGTTCCTCGTCGAGGCCGCCAAGGCAAGGAGGCCCCGCCGCGGCCGtggcgggagcggcggcggaggaggagcgggctgCTGCCCCGCGGCCGCGTGCCGGCGGCTGCTCAGGCTCTGCAACAACGGGttcaagaagaggaggagcggcggcgcGGGTGGCGTGAGCGGGCTGAGGTCCGCGCTGAGCAAGGTGCTGTGCAGCAGGGCCATGCAGAGGGTGCTGCACTGGGAGGATCTCGGCGGCGGGTGCTTCTCCGGCGCAGGCAATGGCAATGAACGAGAGTTCCGCCGGCTGGGGCGCTCTATCGGCGACAGCGGCGAGTGCGACCCTCGCGCCATGGAGTTTGGTGAGGATGAGCGGATGAGGTGGAAGGCGGACATGGAGATGGACTCGTCGCGGCAGCTCAGCCCGGTCTCCGTCCTGGAGCTACACTTCGACGACGACTCTCCGGTGCATTCCTGTT GGGAGGATGAGAAGGCATCAACCTCGGGGAGCTCACCTCCATCTGAAGCTTTCCTGGGCCCGACCTCCCCATGCTTCACCTACAACCTCCACGACAAGTTCTGCGAAATGGAGGTGGAcgaaagtgatgaagagatggttAGAAACAGCAAGTCCGTAGAGGAGCAGATCTCCTCATGGGAGAAGATCGCGGGTGAGATCTCCAGGATCCCAAAGATGATGGAGCTGGACCTGTCACAGCCCATGCATCAATGGCGGGAGCTCAAGCCCGAGGTCAGGGAGATCGGCACCAGGATAGAGACCCTCATCTTCGAGGACATCCGGAGAGAAACCGTCTGCGACATGCTTGCTTCACATTGTACATTGGCAGGAACAACACCTTGTTGA